One segment of Streptomyces sp. YIM 121038 DNA contains the following:
- a CDS encoding GNAT family N-acetyltransferase, which yields MTTVTTLRTAHTADLTPTELAAARALMDLAFDGDFSDEDWDHGLGGVHALVHDAEGELLAHGSVVQRRVLHNGRSLRVGYVEAVATRPDRQRQGLGGQVMGALEEVVERAYDLGVLSPSEEGEKLYRAHGWQTWTGLVGTLGPQGVTEMPDEDAPMIRGADLDPAHALLIDWRDGDVF from the coding sequence GTGACCACCGTGACCACCCTCCGTACGGCGCACACCGCCGACCTCACCCCCACCGAGCTCGCGGCCGCCCGTGCCCTCATGGACCTCGCCTTCGACGGGGACTTCTCCGACGAGGACTGGGACCACGGCCTCGGCGGCGTGCACGCCCTCGTCCACGACGCCGAGGGTGAGCTGCTCGCGCACGGCTCCGTCGTCCAGCGGCGCGTCCTGCACAACGGCCGGTCGCTGCGCGTCGGTTATGTGGAGGCCGTGGCCACCCGCCCGGACCGGCAGCGGCAGGGGCTCGGCGGGCAGGTCATGGGCGCCCTGGAGGAGGTCGTCGAGCGGGCCTACGACCTGGGCGTGCTCTCGCCGTCCGAGGAGGGCGAGAAGCTGTACCGCGCGCACGGCTGGCAGACCTGGACCGGCCTGGTCGGCACCCTCGGCCCGCAGGGCGTGACGGAGATGCCCGACGAGGACGCGCCCATGATCCGGGGCGCGGACCTCGACCCGGCGCACGCGCTGCTCATCGACTGGCGCGACGGCGACGTGTTCTGA
- a CDS encoding LysR family transcriptional regulator, producing the protein MAGHDLAPHELRIIVAVEDARSFSGAAAALGLTQSAVSHSVRGTEQKIGALLFERGRGGAAPTPAGERAVAHARRVLRLLETLAAEARGAAAGGRDTLTGPLRVAAFRSAALHLLPAALAGLRARHPGVEPEVRVVRELGRGTAGEVADGRADLGIATLGTTSPVPPGLVGDVLVEEPYAFVHPAGHPDPRSLPLVDWAENCTSYTRDWWARQDWLPRATTRTEDDGAVLALVSAGHAMAVMPALSLTGAPPSVTVTGLGPGRPTRSVGYVTTPELAATHVVRALIRELRAVAAEAAVSNSRKPEYL; encoded by the coding sequence ATGGCCGGACACGACCTCGCCCCGCACGAGCTGCGGATCATCGTGGCCGTCGAGGACGCCCGCAGCTTCTCCGGGGCCGCCGCGGCCCTCGGTCTGACCCAGTCGGCCGTCTCGCACTCGGTGCGCGGCACGGAGCAGAAGATCGGCGCCCTGCTCTTCGAGCGCGGCCGCGGGGGCGCCGCGCCCACCCCGGCGGGCGAGCGCGCCGTCGCCCACGCCCGGCGCGTGCTGCGGCTCCTGGAGACCCTCGCGGCCGAGGCGCGCGGCGCCGCCGCCGGAGGCCGGGACACCCTCACCGGGCCGCTGCGCGTCGCCGCGTTCCGCAGCGCCGCCCTGCATCTGCTCCCGGCCGCGCTCGCGGGCCTGCGCGCCCGCCACCCCGGCGTCGAGCCCGAGGTCCGCGTCGTGCGGGAGCTGGGGCGCGGCACCGCGGGCGAGGTCGCCGACGGCCGCGCCGACCTCGGCATCGCCACCCTCGGCACGACCTCGCCGGTGCCGCCGGGGCTCGTCGGCGACGTGCTCGTGGAGGAGCCCTACGCGTTCGTGCACCCGGCCGGGCATCCGGACCCGCGCTCGCTGCCGCTCGTGGACTGGGCGGAGAACTGCACCTCGTACACCCGCGACTGGTGGGCGCGGCAGGACTGGCTGCCGCGGGCCACCACGCGGACCGAGGACGACGGCGCGGTCCTCGCGCTGGTGAGCGCCGGGCACGCCATGGCGGTCATGCCCGCCCTGTCGCTGACGGGAGCGCCGCCGAGCGTGACGGTCACCGGCCTCGGGCCGGGGCGGCCGACCCGCTCCGTGGGCTACGTCACCACGCCCGAACTGGCCGCGACGCACGTGGTCAGAGCGCTGATCCGGGAGCTGAGAGCGGTCGCGGCGGAGGCGGCCGTCTCAAATAGTAGGAAGCCCGAGTATTTGTAG
- a CDS encoding phosphatidate cytidylyltransferase, which translates to MSVAFLAGETAARAVPVVAGALGAGGVAVAALPSRLRMRTELRRRWRTWALAAPLFLGALWAGRAGAFALAAGLGAVAVAEYARMATPARGERAVLGVAAVLLPAAAWLAPGALDLRAAAALLIMSALPALLTGDTEHGFTRACRTLFGVLWIPVSLTGLVLLDGTAVAVGVAVAFGDVGAWCAGTALGRTGPLARPLSPLSPRKTWAGVLGTAVATALALAALGALTVPLWAAVLAGCVLGDLLESMVKREAGVKDAGTWLPGFGGLLDRVDSLLLALLLTMGTAL; encoded by the coding sequence ATGAGCGTCGCGTTCCTGGCGGGCGAGACGGCCGCGCGGGCCGTGCCGGTGGTGGCCGGGGCGCTCGGCGCGGGCGGTGTCGCCGTCGCCGCGCTGCCGTCCCGGCTGCGGATGCGCACCGAGCTGCGCAGGCGCTGGCGGACCTGGGCGCTCGCGGCGCCGCTGTTCCTCGGCGCGCTCTGGGCGGGCAGGGCGGGGGCGTTCGCCCTGGCGGCCGGTCTCGGCGCGGTCGCCGTGGCGGAGTACGCCCGCATGGCCACGCCGGCGCGCGGCGAGCGGGCGGTGCTGGGCGTCGCGGCGGTCCTGCTCCCGGCGGCGGCGTGGCTGGCGCCCGGCGCCCTGGACCTTCGCGCGGCCGCGGCCCTGCTGATCATGTCGGCCCTGCCCGCGCTCCTGACGGGCGACACCGAGCACGGCTTCACCCGGGCCTGCCGCACGCTCTTCGGGGTGCTCTGGATCCCGGTCTCCCTCACCGGTCTGGTCCTCCTGGACGGCACGGCGGTGGCGGTGGGCGTGGCGGTGGCCTTCGGCGACGTCGGCGCGTGGTGCGCGGGCACGGCCCTGGGCCGCACGGGCCCGCTGGCCCGTCCCCTCTCGCCGCTCTCCCCCCGCAAGACGTGGGCCGGGGTCCTGGGCACCGCGGTGGCGACGGCCCTGGCCCTGGCGGCGCTCGGCGCCCTCACGGTCCCGCTGTGGGCGGCGGTCCTTGCGGGCTGCGTCCTGGGCGACCTCCTGGAGTCCATGGTGAAGCGCGAGGCGGGCGTCAAGGACGCGGGCACCTGGCTCCCCGGCTTCGGCGGCCTCCTGGACCGGGTGGACTCGCTGCTCCTGGCCCTGCTCCTGACGATGGGGACGGCGCTGTGA
- a CDS encoding CDP-alcohol phosphatidyltransferase family protein: protein MNGSSGSHGLGLYALKPWYARRLSGVRGALARRAVSPDALTAAGVVCAAGAAAALAWLPAPLAALPVAALLAARLACANLDGALARDTGRSTRRGALLNELGDRAADLVMLAGFLPLAPRWLVATAALAATLPSWVSLAGAAAGAGRLNGGPVGKTERCALVVVAAASAWAAPVLVVIAAGSALTAAVRCGRLWGELGTR from the coding sequence ATGAACGGTTCCTCCGGCTCCCACGGCCTCGGCCTGTACGCCCTCAAGCCCTGGTACGCCCGCAGGTTGTCGGGCGTGCGCGGTGCGCTGGCCCGCCGCGCGGTGTCGCCGGACGCGCTGACGGCGGCGGGCGTGGTGTGCGCGGCGGGCGCGGCGGCGGCCCTCGCGTGGCTGCCCGCGCCGCTGGCCGCGCTCCCGGTGGCGGCGCTGCTCGCGGCCCGCCTGGCGTGCGCGAACCTGGACGGCGCGCTCGCCCGGGACACCGGCCGCAGCACGCGGCGCGGCGCCCTGCTCAACGAACTCGGCGACAGGGCGGCGGACTTGGTGATGCTCGCGGGCTTCCTGCCGCTGGCCCCGCGGTGGCTGGTGGCGACGGCGGCCCTGGCCGCGACGCTCCCGTCCTGGGTGTCCCTCGCGGGTGCGGCGGCGGGCGCCGGGCGCCTGAACGGCGGCCCGGTGGGCAAGACGGAGCGCTGCGCCCTCGTCGTGGTGGCGGCCGCGTCCGCCTGGGCGGCCCCCGTGCTCGTGGTGATCGCCGCGGGCTCCGCGCTGACGGCGGCCGTCCGGTGCGGGCGCCTGTGGGGGGAGTTGGGCACCCGATGA
- a CDS encoding NADP-dependent oxidoreductase yields MTSDMALTVHQTARPHGFPSPAHFAFVESALPEPVPGSALVENLYWSVDPYHREMMDGDFALDAPLEGRTLGRVTASREPSLPEGALVFHRKGWRTHAVVTPQEARLLPDFAGVPLSAHLSILGGTGLTAYVGLTRITPVRAGDDLFVSAAAGGVGTAAGRLARLLGAGRIVGSAGSAAKVSYLKEHVGYDEAFDYHDGPAAELLAKAAPDGVDLYVDNVGGEQLEAAIEGLRDRGRILRVGTVAQYNSTRALAAPRNLSEIVEKSLRMEGFLVRDYYDVQEELYEFVVPRLRDGRIGLDETVVDGFDRIVDAFLGMLRGENVGKMIVRAAGAPA; encoded by the coding sequence ATGACCAGCGACATGGCCCTGACCGTCCACCAGACCGCACGCCCGCACGGCTTCCCCTCCCCCGCGCACTTCGCGTTCGTGGAGTCGGCGCTGCCGGAGCCCGTGCCCGGCTCGGCGCTCGTGGAGAACCTCTACTGGTCGGTGGATCCGTACCACCGCGAGATGATGGACGGCGACTTCGCGCTCGACGCGCCGCTGGAGGGCCGCACCCTCGGGCGGGTGACCGCCTCCCGCGAGCCGTCCCTGCCGGAGGGCGCGCTCGTCTTCCACCGCAAGGGCTGGCGCACGCACGCGGTGGTGACGCCGCAGGAGGCCCGCCTCCTGCCCGACTTCGCGGGGGTGCCGCTCTCCGCGCATCTGAGCATCCTGGGCGGCACCGGTCTGACCGCGTACGTCGGCCTGACCAGGATCACGCCGGTGCGCGCGGGCGACGACCTGTTCGTGTCGGCCGCGGCGGGCGGCGTCGGCACGGCCGCCGGGCGGCTCGCACGGCTCCTCGGCGCGGGCCGGATCGTCGGCAGCGCCGGCTCGGCGGCGAAGGTCTCCTACCTCAAGGAACACGTCGGCTACGACGAGGCCTTCGACTACCACGACGGCCCCGCCGCCGAACTGCTCGCGAAGGCGGCGCCCGACGGCGTGGACCTCTACGTCGACAACGTCGGCGGCGAGCAGCTGGAGGCGGCGATCGAGGGCCTGCGCGACCGCGGCCGCATCCTGCGCGTCGGCACGGTCGCGCAGTACAACAGCACCCGGGCCCTGGCCGCGCCCCGCAACCTCTCCGAGATCGTGGAGAAGAGCCTGCGCATGGAGGGCTTCCTCGTGCGCGACTACTACGACGTGCAGGAGGAGTTGTACGAGTTCGTCGTCCCGCGGCTGCGCGACGGCCGGATCGGTCTCGACGAGACGGTGGTGGACGGCTTCGACCGGATCGTCGACGCCTTCCTGGGGATGCTGCGGGGCGAGAACGTGGGGAAGATGATCGTGCGGGCCGCGGGGGCGCCGGCGTAG